One Phaeodactylum tricornutum CCAP 1055/1 chromosome 28, whole genome shotgun sequence DNA window includes the following coding sequences:
- a CDS encoding predicted protein: MEEPLDLIRLSIDERVYVKCRGDRELRGKLHGYDQHLNMILGDVEETVTSTEIDEETDEQIVKKQTRKVGMLFVRGDIVVLVSPPLRTT; this comes from the exons ATGGAGGAACCTCTTGATCTAATTCGTTTGTCGATCGATGAGCGTGTATACGTGAAATGCCGGGGTGACAGAGAGCTGAGAGGCAAACTTCAT GGGTATGATCAGCATTTGAATATGATTTTGGGCGACGTTGAGGAAACAGTTACGAGCACGGAGATTGATGAAGAGACGGATGAACAAATTGTCAAGAAGCAAACTCGTAAAGTGGGGATGCTCTTTGTAAGGGGGGATATTGTGGTACTGGTCAGTCCTCCTCTTCGGACAACCTAA